A single genomic interval of Streptomyces graminofaciens harbors:
- a CDS encoding HAD family hydrolase, with the protein MDIKAVLWDVDDTLFDYTAADRTGMRDHLAAEGLLLGHGSVEEALSRWRELTSLHWRRYAAGEGDWESTRRDRVRDFHGRPLSDAEADAWFQRYVAHYERAWALFPDVLPVLDVLAATHRHAVLSNSSLPVQERKLRTLGVWDRFETVLCAEQLGVHKPAAEAFHAACEALALPPHEVAYVGDHPEIDGRGAADAGLLSVWIDRDGLHATVEPPVGPHRIATLAELPAILGSDTRFGAPSTFG; encoded by the coding sequence ATGGACATCAAGGCCGTGCTCTGGGACGTCGACGACACTCTTTTCGACTACACCGCGGCCGACCGGACCGGAATGCGTGATCATCTCGCCGCCGAGGGCCTGCTGCTCGGACACGGGTCCGTCGAGGAGGCCCTCTCGCGCTGGCGCGAACTCACGAGCCTGCACTGGCGGCGGTACGCGGCGGGCGAGGGCGACTGGGAGTCCACACGCCGCGACCGGGTTCGGGACTTCCACGGGCGGCCCCTGAGCGACGCGGAGGCCGACGCCTGGTTCCAGCGCTACGTCGCCCACTACGAACGGGCCTGGGCGCTCTTCCCCGACGTCCTGCCCGTCCTGGACGTGCTCGCCGCCACCCACCGGCACGCGGTGCTGTCCAACTCCAGCCTCCCCGTCCAGGAACGCAAGCTGCGCACCCTCGGCGTGTGGGACCGCTTCGAGACGGTGCTGTGCGCCGAGCAACTGGGCGTCCACAAGCCGGCCGCCGAGGCCTTCCACGCGGCCTGCGAGGCCCTCGCCCTGCCTCCGCACGAGGTCGCGTACGTGGGCGACCACCCGGAGATCGACGGGCGTGGGGCCGCGGACGCCGGTCTGCTGTCGGTCTGGATCGACCGCGACGGCCTGCACGCGACGGTCGAGCCGCCCGTCGGTCCGCACCGGATCGCGACCCTCGCCGAACTCCCCGCGATCCTCGGCTCGGATACCCGTTTTGGAGCGCCGTCCACCTTCGGGTAA
- the gltX gene encoding glutamate--tRNA ligase yields the protein MASAPGSPVRVRFCPSPTGNPHVGLVRTALFNWAYARHTGGTFVFRIEDTDAARDSEESYEQLLDSLRWLGFTWDEGPEIGGPHAPYRQSQRMDTYKEIARKLLDAGHAYHCYCSTEELDTRRDAARAAGRPSGYDGHCRDLTAEQKAAYEAEGRTPIVRFRMPDETITFTDLVRGELTFTPENVPDYGIVRANGAPLYTLVNPVDDALMEITHVLRGEDLLSSTPRQIALYKALTELGVAKQTPQFGHLPYVMGEGNKKLSKRDPESSLNLYRERGFLPEGLLNYLSLLGWSLSADQDIFTIEEMVAAFDVADVNPNPARFDLKKAEAINADHIRLLDVKEFTERCAPWLKAPFAPWAPEDFDQAKWEAIAPHAQTRLKVLSEITENVDFLFLPEPAEDEASWTKAMKEGSDALLRTAKEKLESADWTSAESLKEAVLAAGEAHGLKLGKAQAPVRVAVTGRTVGLPLFESLEILGKEKTLARIDAALAKLAA from the coding sequence GTGGCTAGCGCACCCGGCTCCCCCGTACGCGTCCGTTTCTGTCCGTCCCCGACCGGCAACCCCCATGTGGGCCTGGTCCGCACGGCACTGTTCAACTGGGCGTACGCCCGCCACACCGGCGGCACCTTCGTCTTCCGCATCGAGGACACCGACGCGGCCCGCGACTCCGAGGAGTCCTACGAGCAGCTCCTGGACTCCCTGCGCTGGCTCGGCTTCACCTGGGACGAGGGCCCCGAGATCGGCGGCCCGCACGCGCCGTACCGCCAGTCGCAGCGGATGGACACGTACAAGGAGATCGCCCGGAAGCTCCTGGACGCCGGCCACGCGTACCACTGCTACTGCTCGACGGAGGAGCTGGACACCCGCCGCGACGCCGCCCGCGCCGCCGGCCGGCCCTCCGGCTACGACGGCCACTGCCGCGACCTGACCGCCGAGCAGAAGGCCGCGTACGAGGCCGAGGGCCGCACGCCCATCGTCCGCTTCCGGATGCCCGACGAGACGATCACCTTCACGGACCTGGTCCGCGGCGAGCTGACCTTCACCCCGGAGAACGTCCCGGACTACGGCATCGTCCGCGCCAACGGCGCCCCGCTGTACACACTCGTCAACCCCGTCGACGACGCCCTGATGGAGATCACCCACGTCCTGCGCGGCGAGGACCTGCTCTCCTCCACCCCGCGCCAGATCGCCCTGTACAAGGCGCTGACCGAGCTGGGCGTCGCCAAGCAGACCCCCCAGTTCGGCCACCTGCCGTACGTCATGGGCGAGGGCAACAAGAAGCTCTCGAAGCGCGACCCCGAGTCGTCCCTCAACCTCTACCGCGAGCGCGGCTTCCTCCCGGAGGGCCTGCTCAACTACCTCTCCCTCCTCGGCTGGTCGCTCTCGGCGGACCAGGACATCTTCACGATCGAGGAGATGGTCGCCGCCTTCGACGTCGCCGACGTGAACCCCAACCCGGCCCGCTTCGACCTGAAGAAGGCCGAGGCGATCAACGCCGACCACATCCGTCTGCTGGATGTGAAGGAGTTCACCGAGCGCTGCGCCCCGTGGCTGAAGGCCCCCTTCGCCCCTTGGGCGCCGGAGGACTTCGACCAGGCGAAGTGGGAGGCCATCGCCCCGCACGCGCAGACCCGCCTCAAGGTCCTCTCCGAGATCACGGAGAACGTCGACTTCCTGTTCCTGCCGGAGCCGGCGGAGGACGAGGCGAGCTGGACGAAGGCCATGAAGGAGGGCTCCGACGCGCTCCTGCGCACGGCGAAGGAGAAGCTGGAGTCCGCCGACTGGACCTCCGCCGAGTCCCTGAAGGAGGCCGTCCTGGCCGCCGGCGAGGCCCACGGACTCAAGCTCGGCAAGGCCCAGGCCCCCGTACGCGTCGCCGTCACCGGCCGTACGGTCGGCCTGCCCCTCTTCGAGTCCCTGGAGATCCTGGGCAAGGAGAAGACGCTGGCGAGGATCGACGCGGCCCTGGCCAAGCTGGCCGCGTAA
- a CDS encoding fumarylacetoacetate hydrolase family protein, which yields MRIARFSIDGNVAFGAVEGDKPDELVLDIIKGIPFTDFELSGTKVPLSKVRLLPPVLPNKVVAFGRNYAEHARELGNEVPDSPFAFFKPATSVIGPGDEIQYPTFSQELHHEAELAVVIGRMCREVPRERVKDVIFGYTCANDVTARDVQKREKQWARAKGFDTSCPLGPWVETELDPSDLTIQLTVNGGQRQLGRTSEMIHSIEDLIVNITEAMTLLPGDVILTGTPAGVGPLAVGDEVAVTIEGIGTLNNKVVKRG from the coding sequence GTGCGCATCGCCAGGTTCTCCATCGACGGGAACGTAGCCTTCGGCGCGGTCGAGGGCGACAAGCCGGACGAGCTCGTCCTCGACATCATCAAGGGCATCCCGTTCACGGACTTCGAGCTCTCCGGCACGAAGGTCCCGCTCAGCAAGGTCAGGCTGCTGCCGCCGGTGCTCCCCAACAAGGTCGTGGCCTTCGGCCGCAACTACGCCGAGCACGCGCGGGAGCTGGGCAACGAGGTCCCCGACAGCCCCTTCGCCTTCTTCAAGCCCGCCACGTCGGTGATCGGCCCCGGTGACGAGATCCAGTACCCGACCTTCTCGCAGGAGCTGCACCACGAGGCCGAGCTGGCCGTGGTCATCGGCCGGATGTGCCGCGAGGTCCCGCGTGAACGCGTCAAGGACGTGATCTTCGGCTACACCTGCGCCAACGACGTCACCGCGCGGGACGTCCAGAAGCGCGAGAAGCAGTGGGCCCGCGCCAAGGGCTTCGACACGTCCTGCCCGCTGGGCCCCTGGGTGGAGACGGAACTCGACCCCTCGGACCTCACCATCCAGCTCACGGTCAACGGCGGGCAGCGCCAGCTCGGCCGGACGAGCGAGATGATCCACTCCATCGAGGACCTGATCGTCAACATCACCGAGGCCATGACGCTGCTCCCCGGCGACGTGATCCTCACGGGCACCCCGGCAGGGGTCGGCCCCCTGGCTGTCGGCGACGAGGTCGCCGTCACCATCGAAGGCATCGGCACTCTCAACAACAAGGTTGTCAAGCGTGGCTAG